One part of the Desulfobacteraceae bacterium genome encodes these proteins:
- a CDS encoding MFS transporter, producing the protein MAADGVRRSLKSGPQAAADGPAAGAAIKRAALVVAAVSSFQTPFMVSSVNIALPAMQREFGVDAVLLSWVATAYLLAAVVALVPFGKLSDVLGRKRVFLWGTALFSAASLSCAFAPGMQWLIALRVAQGAGSAMIFATSMAILTSVFPPGERGKALGVAVAAVYCGLSCGPFLGGLMTQQLGWRSIFLVSLPFGAAVILLTVTRLKPEWAPARGDPFDWGGAVIYALAVTAGMYGLSLLPAASGLGFVLAGAAGLAVFTLWELKAPAPVFEVRLFRANRVFACSCLAALIHYSATFAVTFLMSLYLQYIQGLSPQKAGVILMVQPLVMAFCSPLAGRWSDRVEPRVIASAGMGLTAASLLQLAMVDAQTGLPAVVIGLLLLGLGFALFSSPNMNAIMGSVEKRFYGIASGSVGTMRLMGQMLSMGIATVVLTLMLGRVPISPATYPLFIRSLQVSLAIFTGLCLVGVLLSLARGRLHAAS; encoded by the coding sequence ATGGCGGCTGATGGGGTCCGCCGCAGCCTGAAAAGCGGCCCGCAAGCCGCCGCTGACGGCCCCGCCGCCGGTGCCGCGATTAAAAGGGCCGCGCTGGTGGTGGCCGCCGTGAGCTCCTTTCAGACCCCTTTCATGGTGTCCTCGGTCAACATCGCCCTGCCCGCCATGCAGCGGGAGTTCGGCGTCGACGCCGTGCTGCTGAGCTGGGTGGCCACCGCCTATCTGCTGGCCGCGGTGGTGGCCCTCGTGCCGTTTGGCAAGCTCTCGGACGTTCTAGGGCGCAAACGGGTCTTTCTGTGGGGTACCGCGCTTTTTTCGGCCGCCTCCCTGTCATGCGCCTTTGCCCCCGGGATGCAGTGGCTGATCGCCTTGCGGGTGGCCCAGGGCGCGGGCAGCGCCATGATTTTCGCCACCAGCATGGCGATTTTGACCTCGGTCTTTCCCCCCGGGGAGCGCGGCAAGGCCCTTGGCGTGGCGGTTGCCGCGGTTTACTGCGGCCTCTCCTGCGGCCCCTTTCTGGGCGGGCTTATGACTCAGCAACTGGGCTGGCGCAGTATTTTCCTGGTCAGCCTGCCCTTTGGGGCGGCGGTCATCCTGCTGACCGTGACCCGCCTGAAGCCCGAGTGGGCGCCGGCCCGGGGCGACCCCTTCGACTGGGGCGGGGCTGTGATTTACGCCCTTGCGGTGACCGCCGGGATGTACGGCCTTTCCCTGCTGCCGGCGGCATCCGGCTTGGGGTTCGTGCTGGCAGGCGCCGCGGGGTTGGCGGTTTTTACCCTCTGGGAGCTGAAGGCGCCCGCACCGGTCTTCGAGGTCCGCCTCTTCCGCGCCAACCGGGTGTTTGCCTGCTCGTGCCTGGCCGCCCTGATCCACTACAGCGCCACTTTTGCGGTGACGTTTCTGATGAGCCTCTACCTGCAGTACATCCAGGGGCTCTCCCCCCAGAAGGCTGGCGTTATCCTGATGGTGCAGCCGCTGGTGATGGCCTTCTGCTCACCGCTGGCGGGAAGGTGGTCCGACCGGGTGGAGCCCCGGGTGATCGCCTCCGCGGGGATGGGCCTCACCGCCGCGAGTCTGCTGCAGCTGGCGATGGTGGACGCGCAAACCGGCCTGCCGGCGGTGGTGATCGGGCTGTTGCTGTTGGGGCTGGGCTTTGCGCTCTTCTCATCCCCCAACATGAACGCCATCATGGGCTCAGTTGAAAAGCGTTTCTACGGGATCGCCTCGGGGTCAGTGGGCACCATGCGGCTGATGGGGCAGATGCTCAGCATGGGGATCGCCACCGTGGTCCTGACCCTGATGCTCGGCCGGGTTCCCATAAGCCCCGCGACCTATCCGCTCTTCATCAGGAGCTTGCAGGTGAGCCTGGCGATCTTCACCGGCCTGTGCTTGGTCGGGGTGCTGCTCTCGCTTGCACGCGGGCGGCTGCACGCGGCCTCGTAG
- a CDS encoding M18 family aminopeptidase produces the protein MNTAQFNRGLLAFLKASPTPFHAVAAMAQRLLGEGFRRLDEGQAWQLAPGGRYFVTRNDSALVAFSLGGANPAQSGLRMAGAHTDSPCLKLKPQPLLVGDSYCRLGVEVYGGALFAPWFDRDLSLAGRVSCLGADNRLHTHLVDFRDPVAVIPSLAIHLDREVNKHHEINPQKELPPLLLQDEKPEKIDFRRLLLARLLQEKPDCGAREVLDFELSLYDTQPPALVGLNQDFIAGARLDNLLSCYTGLMALTAAGGQQPAVLVLNDHEEVGSASAAGAQGPFLRSVLRRICPSEEDFSRMVSRSLLISIDNAHGMHPNYRDKYDDNHGPRLNRGPVIKTNANQRYASNSQTAAVFRLLASRLRVPVQDFVVRSDMACGSTIGPLTAAEIGVRTLDVGVPTLAMHSIRELAGSRDGFYLFKVLQAFFRLADIQTIVEDG, from the coding sequence ATGAACACGGCACAGTTCAACCGGGGGCTCCTGGCGTTTCTGAAGGCCTCCCCGACCCCCTTTCACGCGGTCGCCGCCATGGCCCAGCGCCTGCTGGGCGAGGGCTTCAGGCGGCTTGACGAGGGTCAAGCGTGGCAGCTTGCGCCCGGCGGGCGATATTTTGTGACCCGCAACGACTCGGCCCTGGTGGCTTTTTCCCTGGGTGGCGCAAATCCCGCCCAAAGCGGGCTGCGGATGGCCGGGGCGCACACCGACAGCCCCTGCTTGAAGCTCAAACCGCAGCCGCTGCTGGTCGGCGACAGCTACTGCCGGCTCGGCGTGGAGGTCTACGGGGGGGCGTTGTTCGCCCCGTGGTTTGACCGCGATCTCTCCCTGGCCGGGCGGGTCAGCTGTTTGGGCGCCGACAACCGGCTGCACACCCATCTGGTGGATTTTCGCGACCCGGTGGCGGTCATTCCCAGCCTGGCGATCCACCTGGATCGGGAGGTCAACAAGCACCACGAGATCAACCCCCAGAAGGAACTGCCGCCGCTGCTGTTGCAGGACGAAAAACCCGAAAAGATCGATTTCCGCAGGCTGCTGCTGGCGCGCCTGCTGCAAGAAAAGCCGGACTGCGGTGCACGGGAGGTGTTGGATTTTGAACTGAGCCTCTACGATACCCAGCCGCCGGCGCTGGTCGGGCTCAACCAGGACTTCATTGCCGGCGCGCGCTTGGACAACCTCCTGAGCTGTTACACGGGGCTGATGGCCTTGACGGCGGCCGGCGGGCAGCAGCCCGCGGTGCTGGTCTTAAATGATCACGAGGAAGTTGGCAGCGCCTCCGCCGCCGGGGCTCAGGGGCCCTTCCTGAGATCGGTGCTAAGGCGCATCTGCCCGTCCGAGGAGGATTTCAGCCGCATGGTGAGCCGCTCCCTGCTGATTTCCATCGACAACGCCCACGGCATGCACCCCAACTACCGCGACAAGTACGACGACAACCACGGCCCACGGCTCAACCGCGGGCCGGTCATCAAAACCAACGCCAACCAGCGCTACGCTTCCAACAGCCAGACCGCAGCGGTTTTCCGCCTGCTGGCCAGCCGCCTGCGGGTTCCCGTGCAGGACTTCGTGGTGCGCAGCGACATGGCCTGCGGCAGCACCATCGGGCCGCTGACCGCCGCCGAAATCGGGGTCCGCACCCTGGACGTGGGGGTGCCGACCTTGG
- a CDS encoding TIGR00730 family Rossman fold protein, translating into MTAPRVKKTPFPSAHEDARAAQLHVDSPQCRASSYTLAYQDTAFLLRDELRPVRLQLELLKPELVQQENQIDSTVVIFGSARIKAPREARTDLAALQAQADQDPSDAVLARRLARARRNLDNSRYYEEARRLGRLISRSTANGRMVVVTGGGPGIMEAANRGAYESGADSIGMNIVLPCEQAPNPYITPELCFQFHYFAIRKMHLLMRAKGLVAFPGGFGTLDELFETLTLIQTRKVTPIPVLLFGRAFWERVINFDALVAAGTISAADLEIFQFVETAREAWQIISSANGIDVPAEDAPGADPAPKEHPD; encoded by the coding sequence ATGACCGCTCCACGAGTCAAGAAAACCCCTTTCCCCTCGGCCCATGAAGATGCCCGGGCGGCGCAACTGCATGTGGATTCGCCCCAGTGCCGCGCGTCCTCATACACCCTGGCATACCAGGACACGGCATTTCTGCTGCGCGACGAGCTGCGGCCGGTGAGGCTTCAGCTGGAACTGCTGAAACCCGAGCTCGTGCAGCAGGAAAACCAGATCGATTCCACCGTGGTTATTTTCGGCAGCGCCCGCATCAAAGCGCCCCGGGAGGCCCGCACCGACCTGGCCGCGCTGCAGGCCCAAGCGGACCAAGACCCGTCGGATGCCGTGCTGGCTCGCCGACTGGCGCGGGCCCGGCGAAATCTGGACAACAGCCGCTACTACGAAGAGGCCCGTAGGCTGGGGCGCTTGATATCACGCAGCACCGCAAACGGGCGCATGGTGGTGGTTACCGGCGGCGGCCCCGGGATCATGGAGGCCGCCAATCGGGGGGCATACGAATCCGGTGCGGACAGCATCGGCATGAATATCGTATTGCCCTGCGAGCAGGCGCCCAACCCCTATATCACGCCGGAGCTCTGTTTCCAGTTCCACTATTTCGCCATCCGCAAAATGCACCTGCTGATGCGGGCCAAGGGGCTCGTGGCCTTTCCGGGCGGCTTCGGCACCCTGGATGAGCTGTTTGAAACCCTGACCCTGATCCAGACCCGCAAGGTGACGCCGATCCCGGTGCTTCTCTTCGGTCGGGCCTTCTGGGAGCGGGTGATCAACTTCGACGCGCTGGTCGCGGCCGGCACGATTTCGGCGGCGGACCTCGAGATTTTCCAATTTGTCGAAACCGCCCGCGAGGCTTGGCAGATCATCTCCAGCGCCAATGGCATTGATGTTCCGGCGGAGGACGCCCCCGGCGCTGACCCCGCGCCGAAAGAGCATCCGGATTGA
- a CDS encoding OsmC family protein, which yields MPKTTVRWVSGMQFVGMDSNRHSVVLSGDEAAAGVRPSEMLLVALGACSAVDVVEILRKKRRPVSMLEISVDGEREPDPPWPYRSIHLHFRISGQELKDKAVQDAIALSVEKYCSVAATVRGIARITTSFSIVPADAGGAAAAGRPQDA from the coding sequence ATGCCCAAAACAACCGTCCGCTGGGTCAGCGGGATGCAGTTTGTCGGAATGGACAGCAACCGCCACAGTGTCGTTTTGTCGGGCGACGAAGCGGCCGCGGGGGTGCGCCCCTCGGAAATGCTGCTCGTCGCCCTGGGCGCCTGCAGCGCCGTCGACGTGGTGGAAATCCTCAGAAAAAAGCGACGCCCGGTATCGATGCTGGAGATCAGTGTTGACGGGGAGCGCGAGCCGGACCCGCCGTGGCCATATCGCAGCATTCACCTCCACTTCCGGATCTCAGGACAGGAGCTGAAGGACAAGGCGGTCCAGGACGCCATCGCCCTTTCGGTCGAAAAATACTGTTCGGTGGCAGCCACGGTCCGCGGCATCGCCCGGATCACAACCTCCTTCAGCATCGTGCCGGCCGATGCCGGCGGGGCTGCGGCCGCCGGCAGACCTCAGGACGCCTGA